The genomic stretch CACTTTGCTCGTGTTTTAACGAGAGCGACTTCTGCACattattatgtttttttatgtAGACCAGAAAAGAAGGAAGCTGTTCTTGGCTGGCTGAAACTGCAATTGACAGAGCAAAAAATGTAGTTTGGCATTTCTGTAATTTGCAGCTTTATTGTAATAATGAAAGCAAAATTATACTATTATCTTTCACCATGTTGAGATGTCACCCCTGCGGCTCTTAGTAAAGTCTGTATCTGATCTCTCTGGTGTCCTCCACAGTGAAACGATCATGTTGTCTGCCATTTTCTAGAGGACCAAGTGAGCACAGAGACCTTGAATGGACATGCAGTTCCCAGTGGAGTTACTGAAGAGGTCAAAGTGGACATCGAGTCAGCAGACACCCCTGCAGATGAGAGGCCCAACCTGCCGACAGATGCTGGTGACGTGGAAGGTAACGTATTTTTAGAGCGCCTGTGTGCGTGGCTGTCTATGTCTGACTTTGGATATGTGTGATTTGGTGGTTCCTCCCAGCCAGGCATTTTCAAGGACTTGCAGTTAGAGCAGTTTATGGGAGCCTTGCAGTTGAGCTGACTTTGCTTGATGTCCAAGCTGGAGATGCGAGTTACTGATTAAAATCATCCAGGACCAGATGATCCTCCAAGGATCGAGAACATCCAGCTTCCTGGGAATATGCTGCTCATGCTTTTTGTCATGGCTCTCATCTCCAGTGTTCTCACACTGCTGCCGCTGCTGGATCTGCAGGGTCGTTCTCGCACGCCACTGCTGCATAACGCATTCGCTCAAAGCTTATGTGTCCAGCCAAGGAGAAACATCTATTCAGAAAGAACAGATGTGCCCACAAGAACTTGACATCACTACAGTATCAACTGAGTGATGCATCAAGACCATTTGCTAAAACAATTTGACAGAAATGGAACCTTCCAGTAattctttttttcctctcttaTCCTGGTCATCGTGGGCTCAGAGTCGCCTCTCTTCTGGCATCAAAGCCTGGGTTTTTCCTTTGGGTAGGGGAAAGAGAGTTAGTGCTATCGGTCCACTGTggctttttttttgctgttacCTTGAACTCTAGATAGAGGAAGGTTCACTCTTTTGTTCTGTTCATGCTAGTCAAAGCCCCCACCCCTGGAAATGCAAAGGCTTTTTGTTTCTATCCACTTACAGTCAGCAGGGGATTAAATCATACCCCACATTCCAGCTATGCTGACTCACCCAAATTTGCGAGGCATGATTGCAGTCAACATCATTAGCCATCCTCCTCGAGttctctgtttgtctgtctgtctgtctgaggaTCTGACTATTTTCGGTTGCTATTGAGCTAGAATGCTGTGCTCCCATAGAGAAGAAGGAAAACGTTCCCAGCCTCCAGGGCAGGGAGCCTGGAGCTCAGAGGACCCATGCTCAAAAGCAGCTGACTGCATCTACCAAGCCCCTGAGTGGGGGAGCAGGAGCGGGCCCTGGGGGCAGGAAGGAAGGCAAGGCAGGTGGTAAAAAAATGCCAAAGGGCACCGCTAAGCAGGCCTCTGCTCCTCCGCCCAAACAAAACCCCCGAAACACAGCCCGTGGGCCTGGTGAGTATGAGGGTTGGACGTTGTGAAGGGGCGTGATGTTTGCATGCCTGATGGATGTGCCGTGCATGGTGGACTCCTGCTTCTCTCTGGACGTGATCCTCAGCACTGTACTGTCCTGTTGCTCCCTACAGGTGTCATCCAGTAACACTCACGAGGTTTTAAAGGTGTCGTCTTAGGTGGCTGATGCATAGCTACATGTTAATCAGCGGAAGTTCTTCAAAGCCACTACCTTTATAAAAGCTCAAATTAGATCCATATGATACCCACCTTAGGGTGGGTTACCTCAACAGCTCACTGGAGTTTGACGGCTATTTTGCTAAAAGCGGAAATGATGAAATGTATATTGAAGCATTCTTGGCAGATGAACTCTATCACAACTTCCCTATTAACGCTTGTGAGTCCTGTTACATGCTTGGATTGTTTTTGGGTCCAGCCCTGTACAGCCCTAATTTTCAAGAATACTTTCATCTGGTGTCTCGTGTGGGTGCCTCTGATTCTGGGTTACGTGCCCACTGTTCTGTGTTGTTCTTTCTGACATGAAGTGTGATGCTAATGAATGCCGACCTTGTGCTGCCCATGttttgcatgttgttttgcttgAGCCGTGTAGACTGCATGTATGTGGTATGTGGTACGTGGCGGCACTCTGCAGTCCTTCCTGGCCTTTCCTTCTCCGTTCTCTCTGGTGCTGTGTAACGCTGGTGGTCTGACGATATTCTACATTTGTTGACGTTTATACTATGTTAGAAAAATCTCTGAACTGTATAAACCTGATTTggagaatttttttcttttacactGTAAACACTGAGTGACTTACATTTTAGCTTACTTGGTACATGGTACTTTCTCCTTGTAGTCTCTCTAAAAAGAATTCTGTTTTTCTGAGATCTCTGAAATGTGAAAGAGAATCTCTGAGTTGTGATCCTTAAGTTATatttatgtattatttattGCAAGCTGTATTGTTTTGGAGAAATCACTGTGGATGTAAATGGGTAATGTCTGTTAACTATGCCAACTAAGCCATGGCACAAATTGTGAATGACAGCACAAATGGATCCTTTCTGGAGACTACACTAACATAAAGCTGTGGAGGCTCTTTAGCTAACTCCAATCATAAATTTCATGATCTCAGATGTCAAATAAATagtttattattgttttatagACAGTATGTTTGTTTTATGACCTTTCTATATTTATTTATGGCTGTCATGTAGCTGACTTTAACCTACCCAATCACTATCAGGGCCAAGACAGAGAAGCCTGTCGCTCAATGAGGTTTTCAGGACTAAAACAAAGCTCTGCTCTCATTCAGTGCCATTTCCTCACAGCTAAATCCTCCAATCCGAAGAAAACTGCTGGCACGTCAAAGAGTTCATCTCACGCCCCTGGACAGGCCTCAGCAACGTGTGTGAAGGACCCCAAAGACAGTGTGTCAGAGTTGGCTCCAGATGAAAACAGGCCTGGAAAGAAAGCCAGCTGTTCCAGGTCCCCCCAGCCTCCAGCCAAAGCTCCATGTGAGACCCAGAGCCCAGCGGGGGGAAGCACGTCCACAAAGGACCAAGGGAACGGGGCTCCAGCCTGTGGGGCAGACTCGAAGACGCTTAAGGAGACGACTCGGGTTCACAAAGACGCCGGAAAGGAGTCCGAACACCGTGAAGAGCCTGACCGGAGCCAGCCACCTGTAAACAGGGCTGTGGAGGAGACGTCCTTCACGACAACCTCCAGCAGAAGCTCCTCGGACAGCCCAGGAGAGCGTTTGAGAACAGAGGAGGAGACCAAGAAGGAGAAGGGTGCAGCAAACGGTGACCAACAGTAAGTACAGGCGTGGTTTGAGCTGCTCTGTGGTTGAGTGCTAACCGACACTTCCTGTTTATGTGCTGAATGTTGCTGATGACAGGAAAACATTCTGGAAATGTTTTTCCTGAAAACAAAATGTTTAGAttttctaaccaatacttttgATTCAGTGTGCTGTGGATAGTGAGTGTTTAAACATCCACACATTTAGCTGTGATACATTATCCATGTATCTCAGCTTAAAGTGGCACGAAGGGCACTGTGGCATGGCTCACTGAGGTTTACGAGTGTGGCATTGTTGTATATGATCTCACTTCCTGTCGAGTAACTTTGAACTCTGTTCATAATGAAAATCCTTACATGCCCAGTACACATGATAACTGGTACACTGGCACAGGGCTACTTTGTGCTAAAGTTTGCCAACCGGTGTTTGACACTTCCTAATGGCAAACGTACCATGATGATGCTTAAGGGAGTTGCTGAACTTTAAACATGTCGATTAAAAACTGAACTGAAAATGGAGGGGTTGTGAGCAGCCTGTGAGTGAACCTATTTGCAGATGGCCTTGCCGTTAAGAGGCCATCTTGACTAAGGAATCTCTCGTGTGGCCAATCTGTTCCAGGGCTGAAAGAGGCACAGACGTGACCATCATTCCCGACGCAGCGCAAGACGCACAGGCCAACGACTCTGACTCGGATGGGCCTGTACTCTAcagagatgaggatgaggatgatgaagaggatgagTATACTTCCAGTATGTGTTTTCTTGAGTTACATGGCCTTAAGAAAGTTAGCAGTCATCACGGTGTAGTCCTCTTGATCAACTGATCAACTTGGAACTAGCCTTGTTTTGCTACCATACTACATGAAAGTATGTGATACTGTGTGATAATAAGATCAAACATACTAGTTCTAATGAACAACGCACAGTATAACACAGAGCACAGAAATAATGGTTACAGTTCCTCCTTGATCATGAATGCTTAAACAATGGCTTGCTTGCAGAGAAGTGGCTAATTTAATGTAGAAGTGCCAGACATTGGAGGCCTGTAATGTTACTCGTGTAAAAAATCTAGCATGGTGCTATTGTTGCAAGGTTATTATCTTGCCATAATCCTCCTGCCATCCCCTATTACATATTCAAGCAAAGAAATGCAATGCCAAAATCTAAACTTTAAGCATGTATGTGTTTGATATGTTTGTCAGGAGCGTCGGTGTTCTTTGGCGTCTTGATATTTCTGTTGGCTTGACTTTGCCTCTGAGCTTTGTTGTACagatcaatctctctctctctctctctctctctctctctctctctctctctctctctctctctctcttctgtctgtctccatctctccctttcttcATTTTCTCTCACCTTCATTTTCTGTGATTTTAATGGTGGCACAAGGGAAGTGCCATAAAGTGATTAGAGAGATTTTTGCTTCCACAGGTTCCCTTGCCAATAAAATCCGTCGCAGGGACACGCTTGCCATCAAACTTGGCAACAGGCCCAGCAagaaggagctggaggagaagaACATTCTTCCTCGGACGTCGGAGACGGAGCGGCAGGAACTGCGACAGCAGATCGGATGCAAGCTGGTGAGGTAAGGTCGCGCTAGCGTCTGCACGTCCACCTTCCTTCCTGTTTCATCCCTCTCTTGTTTGTAATGCCATTAAAGTGCAATTGGTCAAACCATTCATATTTACAAACTCGCTGATGGGGATCGCTGTGGTTTTCTTTTTTGTGTTGAATTTTAATAACACACGTTGGACTGCAGTGGCATTGAAAGGAAAAGATACCATAATGTTTAATGACCATGCAGGCTGCTGGTGAACTCTGAACAGATCATTTTGACCTTTCCTGATTGTGGCTGTCTAATTAAGTCATAAAACATTTTCTGGTAACTTTTCTTTGAGTCCTCTGTGTTTATGGGCAGTTCCTTTAAAAATCTATAGGCTGTACATGTTGGGTGATTATCATTACTACTGTGATCACCTCACTGTTTgcaccccctccctcccagaCGCCTGAGTCAGAGGCCCACCACAGAAGAGCTGGAACAGAGAAACATTCTGAAACGTGAGTAGCGTGTCTCTCTCATCTCGGCATGGCGGGGGTGTGTTCACGTTAACTCAGTCCCCGTGACTTGGGTGTTTCTTTGTGATCAGTGAACCCTCAAGATTGACTTCCGcttcacctcagctgcctacAAACTCCAGAATCTTTTGGCTAGTTTCCACTGTAGTAATATATATTTCTTTGGTGCAATGTAATGATGTGGAGTTAGTTTTGATTAGATTCAGTCGGGGTGTACCGATATTGTACCGTTCGACATTGACTAGGAGAAGAAACACGTTTCTGTTCACAAACAGCTCATCTGTTTGCCAAGACTCACACATGGCAAACAAGCAGAACAGGACTACCTAATGAGAGAAATGTGTGATGATGACTGAAAACTactaaataaatacacacacacacacacacacacacacacacacacaggctgctaTATGCAAGGACCTCAATGAGTTCAAAAGCAAAGAGATGGAAGTTCATGAGGAAAGTAAACAATTCACAGGGTGAGTCACcttcttcacactcacacacacacacacacacacatacacacacacacacacactcagcagttTGAAACAACACATTAAGCATTGAATACTGTAAATCTAAACTAAGGAATGTTTAGGGAGAGGAATGGAATCATGGGAGGTGTCACTGTGTCTTCTCTGCTCACGCTGTCTCTTGTCTATGACCCACCGCCATGTTAAACACCCATTCACATTCACTTCAGCTTTTAATATTGTATGTGTGAAGTCTTACTGATTCTGTAGAGCTCAAGATATATTACTACACAGAGTGGAGATTACAGAGTAGCATATTGTGGTGCAAATCTTAACTGAATAAAACAAAATCATGAACTGTCTCACATCAAGTCTTTTATTAATAAGAGTCTGAAGGGAGTTCTGATCATTTATGTATTCAGTTTTTTAGACACTGAATTTAAATCACTACACCATTAGTACTGAATATTGTTCTATGGACTGTGGACAGTTGTTCTCAAATCTGCATGGTGTTACTGTGCAATTTTTTTCTTCCTTAACCCATTCGGACCCGTCCTCCTCCTGTATGATTGGATCCATAGCATAACTCTGGGCCTTTTCCACCACTAACATGAAAAGACAAAGACTTTCACACAGTGACGCATATGGTGcccgtctgtgtgtctgttttataGGCATACACCATTGTCAAGAGCCTCAGTGCGCTTGGGGGTGAGTTGCTGTGTGACGTGGATTCAATAGTAGAAGAGAGTGGTGATTAGTGAGGGCAGCAGGTGGTTTAGGTAGGAATTAAACACCACAATGAGGACCGTCATACAGGCTGCATAGGAACCACTCACTAGCTTCTAAAGAAGTCCACTAAAGGATTCTTTTTTCTAAGCAGAAAATTTGCTATAAATGGCAAAGCGGTTGTGGGCAAATGCTGTTTGACCAGCAGACCAGCATCCAGGGAACTGGTGACCACCCAGTCCACATCTTCCCTTAGTCCGTATATATTTTGGCAAGAAGAATTTGTGCAGTTCTGCATTTTCAGGAGTAATGTTCCACAAACCTGTTCTAGCTCTGTAAGCCAGTCGGGAATAAAGAGGTTTCTCGCTGCAGGCTCTTCGAAAAAGAGTCGGTTGTGCGCGGGTATACGCTCTCCCTGTACAGCGGGTTTTGGTCTGAGCTGTGTAGGGTTGTGTCTATGTCCTTTGAAACATATAACAGTTGCTGCTCTTCTGTTCTGTCACTGCAGAAAagaatgaggaggaggagcaagaggccAAGCAAGAAATTAAAAGGCGGCTTTCGAGAAAGGTATGACTCAAACATTCAGAACTCTCCACGGTCTGCCTTTATCTGATCCAACTTCTATTCTTAGACTGAGCTTTAAAAACTTAAAGCATATGCTAAAAAAATCTTTAACTTCAGCAATTTAAGTATTTGTCAGTGTTGTCATCCTATGCAGGCTAGCATAAGGCACTGTAATGAATCCTTCCTGATGAGAGGCCCATTATCCAGAAGCATCAGTGTTAGGGTCATCTTAAATGAGAGTGTGTGCAGTCTAATAATCATTACAGCGTCTAACAGTTACCTGTGTGTTACCATGTTGTTGGAAAAGTTGGCTCAGATCATGCAGAGCCAAAAAAGAATCTGTAGTGTGTTGCGCCATCTACTGGATGTAAAGTGCGAGTTTAAAGCTATGTGGCTCATTTTTATTAACAAGAGCCAGGATTTGGCCTTTATGTTAACTGGCAAACCAGGTGCCCTTAAAGATCCACTACTTACACACAGTGGAATGTTCCACGACCTCATATGGTGTCTAAAAcatttttccttttgtcttCAGCTGAGTGTACGGCCAACGGTCGCTGAGTTGGTGGCACGGCGGATCCTGCGATTCAACGAGTATGTGGAGGTGACCGATGCGAAAGACTACGACCGCCGTGCTG from Brachyhypopomus gauderio isolate BG-103 chromosome 15, BGAUD_0.2, whole genome shotgun sequence encodes the following:
- the phactr2 gene encoding phosphatase and actin regulator 2 isoform X1, which codes for MSTKDSCPELKTFSTKCAGYRIRSQSDTSGFRLRILTRLRTASSVEGLEKSALANCDVVVGGSQAPQLKGKGKLSSLGKIFKPWKWRKKRTSDKFQDLSKVLERKISTRQTREELIRKGVLIPDQEDQVSTETLNGHAVPSGVTEEVKVDIESADTPADERPNLPTDAGDVEEKKENVPSLQGREPGAQRTHAQKQLTASTKPLSGGAGAGPGGRKEGKAGGKKMPKGTAKQASAPPPKQNPRNTARGPAKSSNPKKTAGTSKSSSHAPGQASATCVKDPKDSVSELAPDENRPGKKASCSRSPQPPAKAPCETQSPAGGSTSTKDQGNGAPACGADSKTLKETTRVHKDAGKESEHREEPDRSQPPVNRAVEETSFTTTSSRSSSDSPGERLRTEEETKKEKGAANGDQQAERGTDVTIIPDAAQDAQANDSDSDGPVLYRDEDEDDEEDEYTSSSLANKIRRRDTLAIKLGNRPSKKELEEKNILPRTSETERQELRQQIGCKLVRRLSQRPTTEELEQRNILKQKNEEEEQEAKQEIKRRLSRKLSVRPTVAELVARRILRFNEYVEVTDAKDYDRRADKPWTRLTPADKAAIRKELNEFKSKEMEVHEESKQFTRFHRP
- the phactr2 gene encoding phosphatase and actin regulator 2 isoform X4, with the translated sequence MSTKDSCPELKTFSTKCAGYRIRSQSDTSGFRLRILTRLRTASSVEGLEKSALANCDVVVGGSQAPQLKGKGKLSSLGKIFKPWKWRKKRTSDKFQDLSKVLERKISTRQTREELIRKGVLIPDQEDQVSTETLNGHAVPSGVTEEVKVDIESADTPADERPNLPTDAGDVEAKSSNPKKTAGTSKSSSHAPGQASATCVKDPKDSVSELAPDENRPGKKASCSRSPQPPAKAPCETQSPAGGSTSTKDQGNGAPACGADSKTLKETTRVHKDAGKESEHREEPDRSQPPVNRAVEETSFTTTSSRSSSDSPGERLRTEEETKKEKGAANGDQQAERGTDVTIIPDAAQDAQANDSDSDGPVLYRDEDEDDEEDEYTSSSLANKIRRRDTLAIKLGNRPSKKELEEKNILPRTSETERQELRQQIGCKLVRRLSQRPTTEELEQRNILKQKNEEEEQEAKQEIKRRLSRKLSVRPTVAELVARRILRFNEYVEVTDAKDYDRRADKPWTRLTPADKAAIRKELNEFKSKEMEVHEESKQFTRFHRP
- the phactr2 gene encoding phosphatase and actin regulator 2 isoform X3, with translation MENALEGLEKSALANCDVVVGGSQAPQLKGKGKLSSLGKIFKPWKWRKKRTSDKFQDLSKVLERKISTRQTREELIRKGVLIPDQEDQVSTETLNGHAVPSGVTEEVKVDIESADTPADERPNLPTDAGDVEEKKENVPSLQGREPGAQRTHAQKQLTASTKPLSGGAGAGPGGRKEGKAGGKKMPKGTAKQASAPPPKQNPRNTARGPAKSSNPKKTAGTSKSSSHAPGQASATCVKDPKDSVSELAPDENRPGKKASCSRSPQPPAKAPCETQSPAGGSTSTKDQGNGAPACGADSKTLKETTRVHKDAGKESEHREEPDRSQPPVNRAVEETSFTTTSSRSSSDSPGERLRTEEETKKEKGAANGDQQAERGTDVTIIPDAAQDAQANDSDSDGPVLYRDEDEDDEEDEYTSSSLANKIRRRDTLAIKLGNRPSKKELEEKNILPRTSETERQELRQQIGCKLVRRLSQRPTTEELEQRNILKQKNEEEEQEAKQEIKRRLSRKLSVRPTVAELVARRILRFNEYVEVTDAKDYDRRADKPWTRLTPADKAAIRKELNEFKSKEMEVHEESKQFTRFHRP
- the phactr2 gene encoding phosphatase and actin regulator 2 isoform X2, which translates into the protein MGQTSVSSLSQRASVEGLEKSALANCDVVVGGSQAPQLKGKGKLSSLGKIFKPWKWRKKRTSDKFQDLSKVLERKISTRQTREELIRKGVLIPDQEDQVSTETLNGHAVPSGVTEEVKVDIESADTPADERPNLPTDAGDVEEKKENVPSLQGREPGAQRTHAQKQLTASTKPLSGGAGAGPGGRKEGKAGGKKMPKGTAKQASAPPPKQNPRNTARGPAKSSNPKKTAGTSKSSSHAPGQASATCVKDPKDSVSELAPDENRPGKKASCSRSPQPPAKAPCETQSPAGGSTSTKDQGNGAPACGADSKTLKETTRVHKDAGKESEHREEPDRSQPPVNRAVEETSFTTTSSRSSSDSPGERLRTEEETKKEKGAANGDQQAERGTDVTIIPDAAQDAQANDSDSDGPVLYRDEDEDDEEDEYTSSSLANKIRRRDTLAIKLGNRPSKKELEEKNILPRTSETERQELRQQIGCKLVRRLSQRPTTEELEQRNILKQKNEEEEQEAKQEIKRRLSRKLSVRPTVAELVARRILRFNEYVEVTDAKDYDRRADKPWTRLTPADKAAIRKELNEFKSKEMEVHEESKQFTRFHRP